The window CGCCAGCCAGCGCCGGTAGCGCTCGGCGGGCCCCAGCCCGGCAATCAGCGCCACGACGGCGTCCTCGCCGACGAGAGACGCGCACGCCTCGTGCACGCGGGTCAGGTCACGGTGGTCGGGCACCACCAGCACCGCGCCGCGGCCGGCCGCGGCCACCGTGCCCGCCGCCTCGGCGAGCCGGCGCGGCCAGTCCTCGCCCGGCAGGGCCTGCCAGACGGCGTTCGCGGGCTTCCCCTCGGCGAGGGCCTCCAGGAACGCCGGGCCACGCTGGTAGCGCGCCCAGGACTCGGTGTCCGGCGCGGCTGGAACGGCCGCGGGCGGCAGCGCGGGCTCGCCCTCGGCCTTCGCGTGCCGCGGCGGGATCGCCAGGCGCAGGACGTCGGACAGCGTGCCGCCGTAGCGGTCGGCGACCGCGCGGCAAAGCGCGTGCAGCGACGGCGGCAGCACGGGCTCCGGCGAGATGATGCGGTCGAGGAACGCCAGCTTGCTGCCGTAGTCGCTGGTCTCGCCGCGCTCGATCAGGTAGCCGTCGACGAGCTGCCCGGCGAACCGGACGCGCACCCGGCAGCCGGGCACGGCGGTCTCGTGCAGCTTCTCCGGCACGAGGTAGTCGAACGTGCGGTCCAGGTGCGCCAGCGGGATGTCGACGACGATCCGCGCGACCGGCCGCTCGGGCGCGGGTGACTGGGCACCCTTGGCCTTCTGGCCCGGCTTCGGCGGCTTCCGGGCGCGCGACGGCGCCACCTTCGGCGAAGGCGGCTTCTCCGGGAGCTCCCAGAGGGCGGCGGACTCGGAACCAGTCACGCCGTGATCTCTACCAGACCCCTCCGACAGCCCCGACGCCGAACGCCATGAAGGGCACCCTCATGGACAACGGCCATAAGGGTGCCCTTCATGCCAAACGCGTCAGGCGCCGGCCGCGGACTTCAGGGCCTCGGCGCGGGCAGTGCTCTCCCAGGGGAGGTCCAGCTCGGGCCGGCCGAAGTGGCCGTACGCCGCCGTCGGGGCGTAGATCGGGCGGAGCAGGTCGAGGTCGCGGATGATCGCGGCCGGCCGGAGGTCGAAGACCTCGGTGATGACCTGCTGGATCTTCGACGGGTCGACCGTCTCGGTCCCGAACGTCTCGACGAACAGGCCGACCGGGGCCGCCTTGCCGATCGCGTACGCGACCTGCACCTCGGTCCGCGACGCCAGCCCGGCGGCGACGACGTTCTTGGCCACCCAGCGCATCGCGTACGCGGCGGACCGGTCGACCTTGGACGGGTCCTTGCCGGAGAACGCGCCGCCACCGTGGCGGGCCATGCCGCCGTAGGTGTCGACGATGATCTTGCGGCCGGTCAGGCCCGCGTCGCCCATCGGGCCGCCGATGACGAAGCGGCCGGTCGGGTTGACCAGCAGCCGCGCGTTCGACGTGTCGATGCCCAGGCTCTCGATCTCGGGGCCGACCACGTGCTCCTTGACGTCGACGCTGAGCATCCGCTCGAGGTCGATGCCGTCGGCGTGCTGCGAGGACACGACGACCGTGTCGAGGCGGACCGGCTGGTCGCCGGCGTACTCGATGGTCACCTGGGTCTTGCCGTCCGGGCGCAGGTACGGCAGCACGCCGTCCTTGCGGACCGCGGTCAGCCGCTTCGACAGCCGGTGCGCCAGCGCGATCGGCAGCGGCATCAGCTCGGGGGTGTCCGAGCAGGCGTAGCCGAACATCAGGCCCTGGTCGCCGGCACCCTGGCGGTTGATCTCGTCCTCGTCGGACTCGACCCGCGACTCGTACGCGGTGTCGACGCCCTGTGCGATGTCGGGCGACTGCGACCCGATCGCGACGTTGACGCCGCAGGAATTGCCGTCGAAGCCCTTGGCCGAAGAGTCGTAGCCGATCTTCAGGATGACGTCGCGGACGATCGTCGGGATGTCGGCGTACGCCTCCGTCGTCACTTCACCGGCGACGTGCACCTGGCCGGTGGTGATCAGGGTCTCGACCGCGACGCGGCTGCGAGGGTCCTTCGACAGCAAGCCGTCGAGGATCGAGTCGCTGATGGCGTCGCAAATCTTGTCGGGGTGCCCTTCGGTCACCGACTCCGAGGTGAACAATCTGCTGGTAGACGCGGTCACGGTGGCCGTCACTTCCTCACCTTGTCGTCGGATGCCCCGTAACTTAGGCACCCCTTACCTGTGCAAGCGTACTGACTATCGCTCGGGAGGCGGTCAACGCTTCATGAAGCTCACAACAGCGTCCCACAGAGTGGACGCCAGTTCAGCCTTCGCGCCGAGAGGTATGGGGATTTCCGTACCGTCCGAGCCGAGCAGCCAGCCCGAATTGTCCTCGGTGCCGAACGCCTTGCCGTCGCCCACCGCGTTGACCACCAGCAGGTCGGCGCCCTTGCGCTTGAGCTTCACGCGGGCGTGGTCGAGGACGCCGCCGCGCTCGTCGCCGGTTTCCGCGGCGAAGCCCACGACGACCTGACCGGGACGCCGGTTTCGCACCAGTTCCGCGAGGATGTCGGCGTTGCGGTCGAGCGTGATGACGGGGTCCGGTTGATCGTCCGACTTCTTGATCTTGTGGTCGGCCCGGTTCGCCGGCCGGAAGTCGGCGACGGCGGCGGCCATCACGACGACGTCGGCCGACTCGGCCGCCGCGTGCACCGCCTGCCGCAGCTCCTCCGCCGTCGAGACGTGCGCCACGGTCGCGCCCGCCGGGTCCGGCAGCGCGACGGTGTGCGCGGTGACCAGGGTGACCTCGGCGCCGCGCTGGGCGGCGACGCGGGCCAGCGCGTAGCCCTGCTTGCCGGACGAGCGGTTGCCCAGGTAGCGGACCGGGTCGAGCGGCTCGCGGGTGCCGCCCGCGGACACGACCACGCGGACGCCTTCGAGGTCGCGCGGGAGAGCGTCCGGGCGGGCCAGCAGCAGCCGGGCGAGGTCGACGATCTCGGCGGGGTTCGCCAGGCGGCCCTTGCCGGTGTCGACCCCGGTCAACCGGCCGGAGTCGGGCTCGGTGACGATCGCGCCGCGCGAGCGCAGCAGGGCCACGTTGGCGCGGGTCGCGGGGTGCTCCCACATCTCCGTGTGCATCGCCGGGAAGAAGGCGACCGGGCACCGGGCGGTGAGCAGGGTGTTCGTCAGCAGGTCGTCGGCCAGGCCGTGGGCGGCCTTGGCGAGGAGGTTCGCCGTGGCCGGGACGACGAGGACGAGGTCGGCTTCCTTGCCGACGCGGACGTGCTGGACCTCGGGCACCTCGGTGAACACGCCGGTGTGCACCGGGTGCCCGGAGAGGGCTTCGAAGGTGGCCGCGCCGACGAAGTTCAGCGCGGCTTCGGTGGGGACCACGCGGACGTCGTGACCGGACTCGGTCAGTCCGCGCAGCACCTCACAGGCCTTGTAGGCGGCGATGCCGCCGCCCACGCCCAGGACAACGCGGGGTTTACTCACCCTCGGTGTGCTCGAGCAGGCCGCCGTGGATCTCGCGCAGCGCGATCGAGAGCGGCTTCTCGCGCGGGCCCGGCTCGACGAGCGGGCCGACGTACTCGAGCAGGCCCTCGCCCAGCTGGGCGTAGTAGTCGTTGATCTGGCGGGCACGCTTGGCCGAGTAGATCACCAGCGCGTACTTCGAGCTGACCTTCTCGAGCAGGTCGTCGATCGGCGGGTTGGTGATGCCCTCGAGCTCTTCGTGCAGCGTCGCCTGAGTCGTCACTCTTGGTGCTCCGAATCTGTGGGACTACCGGCGGCAAACTGCTCGCCGGTAATCAAGTTTAGCAAGTGCTCGGCGGCGTCCCGCACATCGGCGTTGACGACGCGGTGGTCGAACTCGCCGGCGGCGGCCAGCTCACGCTCCGCTTCCGCCAGCCGGGCCTGCACGGCGGCCTCGTTCTCGGTGCCGCGCCCGGTGAGCCGGCCGACCAGCTCCTCCCACGACGGCGGCATCAGCATCACCAGCCGGGCTTCCGGCATCGCCGCGCGGACCTGGCGGGCGCCCTGCAGCTCGATCTCCAGCACGGCCGGGCGGCCTTCGGCGAGGGCCTTCTCGACGGGCTCGCGCGGGGTGCCGTAGCGGTTGCCGGTGAACTCGGCCCACTCGAGGAGCCGGCCGTCGGCGATCATCGCGTCGAACTCGGCGCGGTCGACGAAGTGGTAGTGCGCCCCGTCGATCTCGCCGGGACGCGGGTGCCGCGTGGTCACCGAGACGCTGAAGTAGATGTCGGGCTCCAGCTTCCGCAGCTCGCCCACCACGCTCGACTTCCCGACCCCCGAGGGCCCCGATACGACGGTGAGCCGGTGCCGGGGGATGTCCCCCGCCACCGGCTCACTGCCGCGGTCGGCGCCCGGGTTCACCGGGTAGTCACGACCGGCGCCGTTCACTCGCCGCTGAACTCGGCCAGCAGCGCCTTGCGCTGCCGGTCGCCGAGGCCGCGAAGGCGACGGCTGGGGGCGATCTCCAGTCGTTCCATGGTCTGCTGCGCGCGGACCTTGCCGACGCCCGGGAGGGCCTCGAGCAGAGCCGAAACCTTCATCTTGCCGAGGACTTCGTTCTCCTCGGCCTGCTTCAGCACGTCGACCAGAGTGGTACCGCCCCGCTTCAGCCGCTCCTTCAGCTCAGCACGGATGCGGCGAGCGGCGGCGGCCTTCTCCAGCGCCGCAGCGCGCTGTTCCTCTGTCAGCTGGGGAAGTGCCACGTTTTCCTCCGGTAGTTCTCAAATCTGGGTGGGTGACGCGACGGTACCCACCCGTGAGCACCGGCCACAATGCGGGGGTGCCTGGTGGGACCCGGTTCCGGCCCCT of the Amycolatopsis sp. NBC_01488 genome contains:
- the metK gene encoding methionine adenosyltransferase, whose amino-acid sequence is MTASTSRLFTSESVTEGHPDKICDAISDSILDGLLSKDPRSRVAVETLITTGQVHVAGEVTTEAYADIPTIVRDVILKIGYDSSAKGFDGNSCGVNVAIGSQSPDIAQGVDTAYESRVESDEDEINRQGAGDQGLMFGYACSDTPELMPLPIALAHRLSKRLTAVRKDGVLPYLRPDGKTQVTIEYAGDQPVRLDTVVVSSQHADGIDLERMLSVDVKEHVVGPEIESLGIDTSNARLLVNPTGRFVIGGPMGDAGLTGRKIIVDTYGGMARHGGGAFSGKDPSKVDRSAAYAMRWVAKNVVAAGLASRTEVQVAYAIGKAAPVGLFVETFGTETVDPSKIQQVITEVFDLRPAAIIRDLDLLRPIYAPTAAYGHFGRPELDLPWESTARAEALKSAAGA
- the gmk gene encoding guanylate kinase encodes the protein MNGAGRDYPVNPGADRGSEPVAGDIPRHRLTVVSGPSGVGKSSVVGELRKLEPDIYFSVSVTTRHPRPGEIDGAHYHFVDRAEFDAMIADGRLLEWAEFTGNRYGTPREPVEKALAEGRPAVLEIELQGARQVRAAMPEARLVMLMPPSWEELVGRLTGRGTENEAAVQARLAEAERELAAAGEFDHRVVNADVRDAAEHLLNLITGEQFAAGSPTDSEHQE
- the mihF gene encoding integration host factor, actinobacterial type produces the protein MALPQLTEEQRAAALEKAAAARRIRAELKERLKRGGTTLVDVLKQAEENEVLGKMKVSALLEALPGVGKVRAQQTMERLEIAPSRRLRGLGDRQRKALLAEFSGE
- the coaBC gene encoding bifunctional phosphopantothenoylcysteine decarboxylase/phosphopantothenate--cysteine ligase CoaBC; its protein translation is MSKPRVVLGVGGGIAAYKACEVLRGLTESGHDVRVVPTEAALNFVGAATFEALSGHPVHTGVFTEVPEVQHVRVGKEADLVLVVPATANLLAKAAHGLADDLLTNTLLTARCPVAFFPAMHTEMWEHPATRANVALLRSRGAIVTEPDSGRLTGVDTGKGRLANPAEIVDLARLLLARPDALPRDLEGVRVVVSAGGTREPLDPVRYLGNRSSGKQGYALARVAAQRGAEVTLVTAHTVALPDPAGATVAHVSTAEELRQAVHAAAESADVVVMAAAVADFRPANRADHKIKKSDDQPDPVITLDRNADILAELVRNRRPGQVVVGFAAETGDERGGVLDHARVKLKRKGADLLVVNAVGDGKAFGTEDNSGWLLGSDGTEIPIPLGAKAELASTLWDAVVSFMKR
- the rpoZ gene encoding DNA-directed RNA polymerase subunit omega, translated to MTTQATLHEELEGITNPPIDDLLEKVSSKYALVIYSAKRARQINDYYAQLGEGLLEYVGPLVEPGPREKPLSIALREIHGGLLEHTEGE